Proteins from a genomic interval of Rubinisphaera italica:
- a CDS encoding sulfatase family protein translates to MRKNIFVSLFAFFIFSQFLETNVLAEQQPNILFFFADDQRNHTLGCAGHPVVQTPNIDRLADNGVRFENAFVTTSTCWVSRACLFTGCYERKHLYRVKPGPLNPQLCETSYFSVLKKAGYRTGHIGKEHVQLDKQSATQMFDVRRVLGRNPYFKEQPDGSLRHETQILGDWGTEFLQEQPDNQPFCLTISFNATHAEDRDKRPGIGHYPWPKVMDGKYENQMMPLPRLNDPAIYESQPDFLKESINRQRYFWRWDTPEKYQTNMRAYFRMLSGIDHVVGRLVKQLEEQGLADNTIIIYSADNGYYLGDRGFAGKWTHYEESLRVPMIVYDPRLPENKRGQVRSEMVLNSDLASTFIEFSGNETPASHTGRSLVPLIQGEKTNDWRTDFLCEFLAVPKTIPKWEGVRDNNWVYARYYVERSEGEPYEFLHDLKADPDELKNIAKIPVDEMSESQKKALKTLRNRCDELIAQNGPSMKELMRRDEKKKN, encoded by the coding sequence ATGAGAAAAAATATTTTCGTCAGCCTGTTTGCATTCTTCATATTTTCGCAATTTCTCGAAACCAATGTGCTGGCTGAGCAGCAACCGAATATTCTATTTTTCTTTGCCGATGATCAGCGAAATCATACTTTGGGGTGTGCAGGACATCCTGTTGTGCAAACACCTAACATCGATCGGCTTGCCGACAATGGCGTGCGATTTGAAAATGCATTCGTAACGACATCGACATGCTGGGTCAGTCGCGCGTGCTTATTCACGGGATGTTACGAGCGAAAACATCTTTATCGCGTCAAGCCTGGGCCTTTGAATCCGCAATTGTGTGAGACCTCCTATTTCAGCGTGCTGAAAAAAGCTGGCTATCGAACCGGGCATATCGGTAAAGAACATGTCCAGTTAGACAAACAATCGGCAACTCAAATGTTCGATGTGCGACGAGTACTCGGACGTAATCCTTACTTCAAAGAACAGCCGGATGGCAGTTTGCGACACGAGACTCAAATTCTCGGAGACTGGGGAACTGAATTTTTGCAGGAGCAGCCGGACAATCAACCATTCTGTCTCACAATCAGTTTCAATGCGACCCATGCTGAAGATCGCGATAAGCGGCCGGGGATTGGACATTACCCGTGGCCTAAAGTCATGGATGGGAAATATGAAAATCAGATGATGCCTCTACCCCGATTGAACGATCCGGCGATTTATGAATCGCAGCCAGACTTTTTGAAAGAGTCGATCAATCGTCAAAGATACTTCTGGCGTTGGGACACGCCCGAAAAATATCAAACGAACATGCGTGCCTACTTTCGTATGTTAAGTGGGATTGATCATGTCGTTGGACGTCTTGTTAAGCAGCTTGAAGAACAAGGTCTGGCCGACAATACAATCATTATTTACTCCGCCGATAATGGCTATTACCTGGGTGATCGTGGTTTTGCTGGGAAGTGGACTCATTATGAGGAATCGCTACGAGTCCCGATGATCGTGTACGATCCCCGTCTGCCTGAAAACAAACGAGGTCAGGTCCGTTCCGAAATGGTTCTCAATAGCGATCTGGCATCGACCTTTATTGAATTCTCAGGAAACGAAACACCCGCATCGCATACCGGTCGCAGTCTTGTACCTTTGATTCAAGGAGAAAAAACCAATGACTGGCGAACGGATTTTCTCTGTGAGTTTCTGGCAGTCCCCAAAACCATTCCAAAGTGGGAAGGTGTCCGCGATAATAATTGGGTTTATGCTCGATACTATGTCGAGAGATCCGAAGGTGAACCCTACGAATTTCTGCACGATTTGAAAGCCGATCCCGATGAGCTCAAAAATATTGCGAAAATTCCTGTCGATGAGATGTCTGAGTCTCAGAAAAAAGCTTTGAAAACACTGCGAAATCGCTGTGATGAACTGATTGCTCAGAATGGCCCGTCGATGAAAGAGTTAATGCGAAGGGATGAGAAGAAGAAAAATTGA
- a CDS encoding Gfo/Idh/MocA family protein, giving the protein MTISQQSRRQFLQGMAAAGAAGIVLPNTNRAMGYESPNERPVFATIGLRNQGWGITNKSFKFADFAALADVDENVLGENIEKADKAQKKRPDAYSDYRKVLDRKDIDAVMIATPDHWHTKISVEAMYAGKDVYCEKPLTLTIDEGKLIEKVVKETGRVFQVGTMQRSESGQRFLQAVALVKNGRIGTVKKVTCGIGGMSGSPVIPAVAVPKELDYDFWLGPAAEVPYRALPEMRKGYGGGVPLYSNCHYSFRNWHEYSGGKLTDWGAHHVDIACWALGATETGPSRIAPLEYTLPVEYKDGYPVVHDQYNTATKFKIQVDMPNDVEMIITSEGDNGILFEGTEGRFFVNRGKITGTPVEDLKENPLPEGAIEEVYGGPVSENHTANFIEAMHSRKQPISDVWSHNRMLEICHLSNIAMRLGRELKWDPAKREVVGDEQANSFLARENRKGFEINM; this is encoded by the coding sequence ATGACAATTTCCCAACAATCACGTCGCCAGTTTCTTCAGGGAATGGCAGCTGCAGGTGCCGCTGGTATTGTGTTGCCGAACACAAACCGAGCCATGGGGTATGAATCTCCAAATGAACGCCCTGTCTTTGCAACAATTGGTCTAAGAAACCAGGGTTGGGGCATCACCAATAAGTCATTCAAATTCGCTGATTTCGCGGCTCTGGCCGATGTTGATGAGAACGTGTTGGGTGAAAATATCGAAAAGGCAGATAAGGCTCAAAAGAAGAGACCAGATGCCTATAGCGATTACCGTAAGGTTCTCGATCGCAAAGATATTGATGCCGTTATGATTGCGACGCCAGATCACTGGCATACCAAGATTTCCGTCGAAGCGATGTATGCAGGCAAAGATGTTTATTGCGAAAAGCCACTCACGCTGACTATCGACGAAGGTAAGCTGATTGAGAAGGTCGTTAAAGAAACTGGCCGTGTGTTTCAGGTCGGCACAATGCAGCGAAGTGAATCTGGCCAGCGATTTTTGCAGGCCGTCGCTTTAGTTAAGAATGGGCGGATTGGAACCGTCAAGAAAGTGACCTGTGGGATTGGCGGAATGTCAGGATCACCAGTGATCCCTGCAGTTGCCGTTCCAAAAGAGCTTGACTATGACTTCTGGCTCGGACCAGCTGCCGAAGTTCCTTATCGGGCCCTTCCAGAAATGCGAAAAGGTTACGGTGGGGGAGTTCCTCTTTATAGCAACTGCCACTATTCATTCCGAAACTGGCATGAATATTCTGGCGGAAAACTGACTGACTGGGGCGCCCATCATGTCGATATCGCCTGCTGGGCACTCGGCGCCACAGAAACAGGACCAAGCCGGATCGCTCCACTTGAATACACGTTGCCTGTTGAATACAAGGACGGATATCCCGTCGTCCACGATCAATACAACACGGCTACGAAGTTCAAAATTCAGGTCGACATGCCAAACGATGTCGAGATGATTATCACCAGTGAAGGGGATAACGGAATTCTGTTCGAAGGGACCGAAGGTCGATTTTTCGTCAACCGTGGCAAAATTACGGGAACACCGGTTGAAGATCTCAAAGAGAATCCTCTGCCTGAAGGCGCCATCGAAGAAGTCTACGGCGGCCCCGTCAGTGAAAACCACACCGCCAACTTCATCGAAGCGATGCACTCCCGCAAGCAGCCGATTTCCGATGTCTGGTCTCACAACCGCATGCTGGAAATCTGCCACCTTTCTAACATTGCCATGCGTTTAGGCCGGGAGCTCAAATGGGATCCCGCTAAGCGAGAAGTCGTCGGAGACGAACAGGCAAATTCATTCCTGGCACGAGAAAACCGCAAGGGATTTGAAATCAATATGTAA
- a CDS encoding DUF1501 domain-containing protein, with protein sequence MTDRREFLTQAGSGFGALALAAMLQEDNCAASPGAVQVLHHPPKAKRVVQLFMAGAASHVDLWDHKPFLEKHHGEASDFGENVETFQNGLGPWMKSPFEFAPYGQTGKMLSDVVKPMGECVDDIAFIHNMIGKTGVHSQATYLQATGFQRPGFPGMGAWVSYGLGSINENLPTFVVLPDHRGFASNGPKNWGSAFLPASAQGTSIFPQRENPIEDLMPQADFATQDSDAAGLAMLNRLNRGYQEQRPGDSRLDARIRAYELAAAMQLSAPEAMDISGEPEHILKMYGLDRMGATYPSEINPPEEAEYFGRKCLTARRLLERGVRFVQIWSGNDNGFPRRNWDSHEDIARDHGPLAHGMAVGTAALIKDLKQRGLLEDTIVLWTTEFGRMPSSQAGKGRDHNPYVFTNWLCGGGIQGGISHGESDQWGYKPLDRLNPTQVYDIHATILHQLGIDHTKLTVRHDGVDRRLTDVHGHVIHEILS encoded by the coding sequence ATGACCGATCGTCGTGAATTTCTGACACAAGCCGGTAGCGGTTTTGGTGCCCTGGCGCTGGCTGCCATGCTGCAAGAGGATAATTGTGCCGCGTCTCCAGGAGCCGTTCAGGTTTTGCATCATCCGCCGAAAGCAAAACGGGTTGTGCAACTCTTTATGGCTGGAGCCGCCAGTCATGTCGATCTTTGGGATCATAAACCGTTCCTCGAAAAGCATCATGGCGAAGCTTCCGATTTCGGTGAAAATGTGGAAACATTTCAAAACGGACTAGGACCTTGGATGAAGTCTCCATTCGAGTTCGCGCCTTATGGCCAGACGGGCAAGATGCTCAGTGATGTCGTCAAACCGATGGGGGAGTGTGTTGATGACATTGCTTTTATTCACAACATGATTGGCAAGACAGGCGTGCATTCTCAAGCGACCTATCTGCAGGCCACAGGATTTCAGAGACCAGGTTTTCCCGGCATGGGAGCCTGGGTTAGTTATGGGCTTGGCTCGATCAATGAAAATCTGCCGACGTTTGTCGTCTTACCGGATCATCGTGGTTTTGCGAGTAACGGTCCCAAGAATTGGGGCTCGGCTTTTCTACCCGCCAGTGCTCAGGGAACGTCCATTTTTCCACAGCGGGAGAATCCGATTGAAGATCTGATGCCTCAGGCCGACTTCGCAACTCAGGACAGCGATGCCGCAGGTCTGGCAATGCTAAATCGCCTCAATCGCGGTTATCAGGAACAACGTCCCGGAGATTCCCGTCTTGATGCCCGGATACGCGCTTATGAGTTGGCAGCAGCGATGCAGTTGAGTGCCCCGGAAGCGATGGATATTTCCGGCGAGCCTGAACACATTCTAAAAATGTATGGGCTCGATCGCATGGGGGCCACTTATCCTTCGGAAATAAACCCTCCCGAAGAAGCTGAGTATTTTGGTCGAAAATGCCTGACAGCCCGGCGTCTCCTCGAACGCGGTGTCCGTTTTGTACAGATCTGGTCTGGCAACGACAACGGCTTCCCCCGACGAAACTGGGATAGCCATGAAGATATCGCCCGGGACCACGGCCCTTTAGCCCATGGTATGGCGGTTGGTACTGCTGCCTTAATCAAGGATCTGAAACAACGAGGATTGCTAGAAGATACAATTGTGTTGTGGACAACCGAATTCGGACGTATGCCCAGCAGTCAGGCAGGAAAGGGCAGGGACCACAATCCTTATGTCTTCACTAATTGGCTTTGCGGCGGGGGGATTCAGGGCGGAATTTCTCATGGTGAGTCTGATCAATGGGGCTATAAACCACTCGACCGGTTGAATCCGACACAGGTTTACGACATCCATGCGACCATCCTGCATCAACTCGGCATCGATCATACAAAGCTGACCGTTCGCCACGATGGTGTCGACCGCCGCCTGACCGATGTCCACGGCCATGTGATCCACGAGATCCTCTCCTGA
- a CDS encoding PSD1 and planctomycete cytochrome C domain-containing protein — MNQMKKQYISTLVFLLLLTPLNIQAEDVFRDQIAPILERRCVTCHNDQQNAGEFSMQSAESAFAGGYIEAGDIESSYLIDLITPENGKAEMPKDAAPLTDEEIQLLKDWISAGAKWPEDLHLHEPQVSDFDWWSFQPVAKAEVPVVEDPWVKTPVDAFILKRLQEQGLTHSAEADRRTLIRRLTFDLIGLPPTPEETEAFVNNQDPQAYEKLVDRLLASKHYGERWARHWLDVVKYADTCGYDKDKLRPNAWPYRDYVIRSLNEDKPYSRFVQEQVAGDVLFPGEPDGILGLGFIAAGPWDFIGHVEVSEAKIDGKVARNLDRDDMVSNTLNTFCSVTIQCARCHHHKFDPFTQQHYYGLQSVFAAVDRAERPYDLDPEIESERRQLESLVKTSDAELKKLQKEIDDAGGTRLAELKTQIANLQAEQKVTKDSEFGYHSSIVAAADTTKWVEIALPQAAEVSQIVLHPCHDEYAGIGAGFGFPLRFKVEVTADENSADQHEWQTIADYTQVDLPNPGLSPIELSCQVDLVRRVRITATKLAERKDDFIFALAEVQVSGIDDSNLAAEALVTALDSIEAPPRWQKANLIDGKWAKGGSPAIASQLQKLEAERNGILTEIETPERVTRRETLKKTIANTKAALEKLPKGSMVYAAATHFNPQGNFKPTKGQPRTVNLLLRGDVQTPAEKMGPGVLPLQADDDWQIDNSLSEAERRAELARWLTQSEHPLVWRSIVNRIWQYHFGQGIVATPNDFGHMGIPPTHPELLDWLACEFRDGEQSLKALHRLIVTSSVYRQSSEHNETNAAIDGSNQYLWRMNRRRLEAEEIRDSILAVSGALDKSMGGPGFYLFELEHPQHSPHYEYRKFDPTDPKSHRRSIYRFIVRSQPNPWMTTLDCADSSQSTPKRIETLTSLQALSLLNNQFNLVMSERFAQRLQQSSDSLEEQVNLAIQLTTQRESTQVEREELVKFASQYGLNNMCRYLFNLSEFVYLD; from the coding sequence ATGAATCAAATGAAGAAACAATATATTTCGACGTTAGTCTTCCTGCTTTTATTGACACCACTGAATATTCAGGCTGAGGATGTCTTTAGGGATCAGATCGCACCAATTCTCGAACGTCGTTGTGTCACCTGTCATAACGATCAACAGAATGCCGGAGAGTTTTCGATGCAGTCGGCTGAGTCTGCATTTGCTGGCGGTTACATCGAAGCGGGGGATATCGAGTCGAGTTATCTCATCGATCTGATCACTCCCGAGAACGGCAAAGCGGAGATGCCCAAAGATGCCGCTCCTTTGACTGATGAAGAGATTCAACTGCTTAAAGACTGGATCTCAGCCGGTGCGAAATGGCCCGAGGATTTGCATCTCCATGAGCCGCAAGTCAGTGACTTCGACTGGTGGTCATTTCAACCCGTCGCAAAGGCAGAGGTCCCTGTCGTTGAAGATCCCTGGGTCAAAACTCCCGTCGACGCCTTTATCCTGAAACGACTCCAGGAGCAAGGTCTTACTCACTCTGCTGAAGCGGACCGTCGGACTTTGATCCGTCGCTTAACATTTGACCTGATCGGCTTGCCACCCACGCCGGAAGAAACGGAAGCCTTTGTTAACAATCAAGATCCTCAAGCCTATGAAAAGCTGGTTGATCGACTTCTCGCGTCAAAACATTACGGAGAACGCTGGGCACGGCACTGGTTGGATGTCGTCAAATATGCCGACACATGCGGCTATGACAAAGATAAACTTAGGCCAAACGCATGGCCTTACCGGGACTATGTGATCCGTTCACTTAATGAGGACAAACCTTACTCGCGTTTCGTTCAGGAACAGGTCGCAGGGGATGTGCTGTTCCCCGGCGAACCGGATGGAATTCTCGGACTCGGCTTCATCGCAGCTGGTCCCTGGGACTTCATCGGGCATGTTGAAGTTTCTGAAGCAAAGATTGACGGCAAAGTAGCACGGAACCTCGACCGGGACGACATGGTCAGCAATACGTTGAATACGTTCTGCAGTGTCACGATTCAATGCGCCAGATGTCATCATCATAAGTTCGATCCCTTCACTCAGCAGCATTACTACGGACTCCAGTCGGTGTTCGCTGCTGTGGATCGAGCAGAGCGACCTTACGACCTGGATCCAGAAATCGAATCGGAACGGCGTCAACTCGAATCACTGGTGAAAACATCGGATGCAGAACTTAAGAAGCTGCAAAAAGAGATTGATGATGCGGGAGGAACACGTCTCGCCGAACTGAAGACACAAATCGCAAATCTGCAAGCCGAGCAAAAAGTCACCAAAGATTCAGAATTCGGATATCACAGTTCAATCGTCGCCGCTGCCGACACCACCAAATGGGTTGAAATTGCACTCCCACAGGCTGCCGAGGTATCGCAGATTGTGCTGCACCCCTGCCATGATGAGTATGCGGGGATCGGAGCCGGTTTTGGATTTCCACTACGCTTCAAAGTTGAAGTGACTGCTGATGAGAACTCTGCTGATCAACACGAGTGGCAAACCATTGCCGACTACACTCAGGTGGACTTACCTAATCCGGGTCTGAGTCCGATTGAACTGAGTTGCCAAGTTGATCTCGTCCGGCGAGTTCGGATTACAGCGACTAAACTGGCCGAGCGGAAGGATGACTTCATCTTCGCATTAGCCGAAGTCCAGGTCTCTGGCATTGATGATTCAAACCTTGCAGCCGAGGCACTCGTGACGGCTCTCGATTCCATCGAAGCACCACCACGGTGGCAGAAAGCAAACCTGATTGATGGCAAATGGGCCAAGGGGGGCAGTCCCGCAATTGCTTCGCAGTTGCAGAAATTAGAAGCAGAGCGCAATGGAATTTTGACAGAGATTGAAACACCAGAGCGTGTCACTCGTCGTGAGACCTTGAAGAAAACAATTGCTAATACTAAAGCAGCTTTGGAGAAACTCCCCAAAGGATCCATGGTTTACGCAGCTGCCACACACTTCAATCCGCAAGGAAATTTCAAACCGACAAAGGGTCAACCCCGTACTGTCAACCTATTGCTACGCGGGGATGTGCAAACGCCTGCGGAGAAAATGGGGCCAGGTGTTTTGCCACTCCAGGCAGATGATGACTGGCAAATTGACAACTCACTTTCCGAGGCAGAGCGTCGGGCAGAACTGGCTCGGTGGTTGACACAATCTGAGCATCCTCTGGTGTGGAGATCGATCGTCAATCGGATCTGGCAGTACCATTTCGGCCAGGGAATTGTTGCCACACCAAATGATTTTGGACATATGGGAATTCCACCAACTCATCCAGAATTACTCGACTGGCTCGCTTGTGAATTCCGCGATGGTGAGCAATCTCTAAAAGCACTGCATCGTCTCATCGTGACCAGCAGTGTTTATCGGCAATCATCTGAGCACAATGAAACAAACGCAGCGATTGATGGCAGTAATCAGTATTTGTGGAGAATGAACAGACGACGCCTCGAAGCGGAAGAAATCCGAGATTCGATTCTAGCCGTCAGCGGGGCTTTGGATAAGTCGATGGGGGGGCCCGGGTTTTATCTCTTTGAGCTGGAGCATCCTCAACATTCCCCGCATTACGAATATCGCAAGTTTGACCCGACTGATCCGAAATCGCATCGACGCAGTATCTATCGCTTCATCGTGCGATCACAACCCAATCCGTGGATGACAACACTCGATTGTGCAGACTCCTCTCAGAGTACTCCGAAACGAATTGAGACATTGACTTCCCTCCAGGCCCTTTCCCTGTTGAACAATCAATTCAATCTGGTGATGTCCGAGAGATTTGCTCAAAGACTTCAGCAGAGTTCAGATTCTTTAGAGGAGCAGGTCAATCTGGCGATTCAACTGACGACCCAGCGAGAGTCCACTCAAGTCGAACGTGAAGAACTCGTCAAGTTTGCGAGTCAGTACGGACTCAATAACATGTGCCGTTATCTCTTTAACCTCAGTGAATTTGTTTATCTGGACTGA
- a CDS encoding cyclic nucleotide-binding domain-containing protein, with amino-acid sequence MSEVKINRLERWGIPFCDEMTDENVEYLLQMPLFSQGMIDPENFNDRLPLAGILKNDSRLMNCKEGEIIIREGEWGNSAFFLLSGSVRVVIERAQNSIPPELLGQPQRKRKSVLEILKQCFNRSPEIEQRDLASYAPQAYSENSKSSRIYLQDFNHIVDCHKTTRIDAIDFFGEQSALGRLERSATVFADGDCEILEVRWQGIRDLMNKAPWLKTQIDMRFRAYGLYSFLKNSSYFEHLSIDENATEEDHERKRSLSQHVFNHAELRTYGKYDQVDSFLSLVEHGTASNLAHEPLIAREGDYVEGIYIIRSGIARVSHRYNNGHRTISYLTPGHAFGVAEVVESWRDGKPTHLHHSLRAVGYVTVVFIPSAIFELAVLEELFDRQKNKTTYSGLKGSNTPQNTTHLDNGLMEFLVERRFVNGSATMVIDLDRCTRCDDCVRACAATHDQNPRFLRQGPVHDKYMIANACMHCADPVCMIQCPTGAIHRNSLAGEVIVNDLTCIGCGACANNCPYDAIRMVQIRDQNGNLIYPTQTTKRQADGTQVVRKLTPLDPEWQPIEKATKCDLCSDQITGPACQNACPHDALVRLDLGSYETAAQWFKR; translated from the coding sequence ATGAGTGAAGTGAAAATCAATCGTCTGGAACGCTGGGGAATTCCCTTTTGCGATGAGATGACTGACGAAAATGTTGAATATCTCTTGCAAATGCCGCTGTTTTCCCAAGGGATGATCGATCCGGAAAACTTCAATGACCGATTACCGCTTGCAGGCATTCTGAAAAACGATTCCCGTTTGATGAATTGCAAAGAAGGAGAAATCATTATTCGCGAAGGGGAATGGGGCAATTCAGCTTTTTTCCTCCTTTCCGGTTCTGTCAGAGTCGTTATCGAGCGAGCCCAAAACAGTATTCCTCCCGAATTGCTTGGGCAGCCACAAAGAAAACGAAAAAGTGTGCTGGAAATTCTCAAGCAGTGCTTCAATCGATCCCCTGAAATCGAACAGCGTGATCTCGCTTCATACGCACCGCAAGCCTATTCAGAAAATTCGAAATCATCTCGAATTTATCTCCAGGACTTCAATCATATTGTCGATTGCCATAAGACCACGCGAATCGATGCCATCGATTTTTTTGGGGAACAGTCTGCACTGGGCCGCCTCGAACGATCGGCGACGGTTTTTGCCGATGGAGACTGCGAAATCCTCGAGGTTCGCTGGCAGGGAATACGCGATTTGATGAATAAAGCTCCCTGGCTCAAAACGCAAATCGACATGCGATTTCGTGCCTACGGCTTATATTCGTTTTTGAAGAATTCGTCGTACTTCGAGCACTTGTCAATCGACGAAAATGCCACTGAGGAGGATCACGAACGTAAAAGATCACTCTCGCAGCATGTATTTAATCATGCCGAACTCAGAACATATGGAAAATACGATCAAGTCGATTCGTTCCTCAGTCTGGTCGAGCATGGAACGGCTTCCAATCTGGCTCATGAGCCTCTCATTGCTCGAGAAGGTGATTATGTCGAAGGTATCTATATTATTCGTAGCGGGATTGCCCGAGTCAGCCATCGATATAACAATGGCCATCGAACTATCAGCTACCTCACACCGGGGCACGCTTTCGGTGTTGCCGAGGTTGTTGAAAGCTGGCGGGATGGCAAACCGACACACTTACATCATTCCCTGCGAGCAGTTGGTTATGTCACTGTTGTTTTTATCCCCAGTGCGATCTTTGAATTGGCCGTTCTCGAAGAGTTGTTTGATCGCCAAAAAAATAAAACAACTTATTCAGGTCTGAAGGGATCGAACACTCCGCAGAATACTACCCATTTGGACAATGGGCTGATGGAATTTCTGGTGGAAAGACGATTCGTCAACGGCTCAGCGACGATGGTAATTGACTTGGATCGTTGTACTCGCTGTGACGACTGTGTCCGCGCCTGTGCAGCCACTCACGATCAGAATCCCCGCTTCTTAAGGCAGGGGCCAGTGCATGATAAATACATGATCGCCAATGCCTGCATGCATTGTGCCGATCCGGTTTGTATGATTCAGTGTCCCACAGGCGCCATTCATCGTAATTCTCTGGCAGGCGAGGTCATTGTGAACGATCTGACCTGTATCGGCTGCGGTGCCTGTGCAAACAATTGCCCTTACGATGCCATCCGGATGGTGCAGATACGAGATCAAAATGGAAACCTCATTTACCCAACTCAGACAACAAAACGTCAGGCGGATGGAACCCAGGTTGTCCGTAAATTGACACCACTGGATCCAGAGTGGCAGCCAATTGAAAAAGCAACCAAATGCGATTTATGTTCCGATCAGATCACCGGACCTGCCTGTCAGAACGCCTGCCCGCACGATGCCTTGGTCCGACTCGATCTCGGAAGTTATGAAACGGCTGCTCAATGGTTCAAACGATGA
- a CDS encoding multiheme c-type cytochrome, whose amino-acid sequence MFIFTGWMNLHGADDNQPSTIKSVSTEVRKEYHRSNDRSLFLGARACLDCHRSEFASWLSTEHFNNTVNRFELNKDTIAKRYFEKHGSLDRCYQCHTAPKEQRFGRKFVETGTSCESCHGASGGEGGWLNRHAVYGPNTTRLEQETSQHFQSRIDFCDQAGMVRPGRQYLMAKQCMSCHLIGDPELISEEIGHPVSFDKFELIPYLSGEVRHNFHLNQRNNAKAPTLDTLRRGLSPTQRQRVYMIVEQLARMEVAFNYLANLPNEEAFENRYADDLIGIVEDGADFLDEYVEVLLEPDDSVVPPLNEEAVESLTIVLEEFEKFDDLDEPTRAAAADSARVISEAANQFMAALGNGSKLEALDVFFEDTGNPVGDVLQP is encoded by the coding sequence TTGTTTATTTTCACAGGTTGGATGAACCTGCATGGTGCTGATGACAATCAGCCCTCAACCATCAAGTCAGTTTCAACTGAAGTCCGCAAGGAATATCATCGCTCAAATGATCGTTCATTATTTCTGGGTGCTCGTGCCTGCCTGGACTGCCATCGCTCCGAGTTTGCATCCTGGCTTTCGACGGAACATTTCAACAATACCGTTAATCGCTTTGAGTTGAATAAAGATACCATCGCCAAAAGATATTTTGAAAAGCATGGTTCACTCGACCGATGTTATCAATGTCATACGGCTCCTAAAGAGCAGCGTTTCGGTCGAAAGTTTGTTGAAACAGGAACCTCCTGCGAGTCTTGTCACGGAGCTTCCGGCGGTGAAGGGGGCTGGTTGAATCGTCATGCCGTTTACGGACCTAACACGACTCGCTTAGAACAGGAAACTTCTCAGCATTTCCAAAGCCGTATCGACTTTTGTGATCAAGCGGGCATGGTCCGTCCTGGAAGGCAATACCTGATGGCCAAACAATGTATGAGCTGTCATCTGATTGGTGATCCCGAGTTGATCAGTGAAGAAATTGGCCATCCTGTCAGTTTCGATAAATTTGAACTCATTCCCTATTTGAGTGGAGAAGTTCGTCATAATTTCCACCTCAATCAAAGGAATAATGCCAAGGCTCCTACGTTGGATACTTTGCGTCGGGGTTTATCTCCCACTCAGCGCCAACGTGTTTACATGATTGTCGAACAACTCGCCCGCATGGAAGTTGCCTTCAATTATCTGGCAAACCTGCCAAATGAAGAAGCGTTTGAGAATCGCTATGCAGATGACCTGATCGGAATCGTCGAGGATGGTGCCGACTTTCTGGATGAGTATGTTGAAGTCTTGCTGGAACCGGATGATTCCGTTGTCCCTCCGTTGAATGAAGAAGCTGTCGAATCGTTAACAATCGTACTCGAAGAGTTTGAAAAATTCGATGATCTGGATGAGCCAACGCGTGCAGCTGCCGCAGATTCCGCACGCGTGATTTCTGAAGCCGCCAACCAGTTCATGGCTGCCTTGGGAAATGGCTCGAAGCTCGAAGCACTCGATGTCTTTTTTGAAGATACCGGTAATCCCGTTGGGGATGTCCTGCAACCGTAA